In Cytophagia bacterium CHB2, the genomic stretch ATGCCGCTCTCCGGCGCTTTGGCGGTGGATTGCAAACGCCGGCGGCTGCCGCTGGTGTTGGTGGACAGCCAGCATCATCAATTCGATTCGATTACGGTTGACAATCAATATGGCGCGGCTCTGGCAACACAGGAATTGCTGCGTCTCGGTTATCGCCGCTTCGCCCTGCTTGCCGGACATTATGAAAACATGCGGGCGCAAGCGCGTTTGCAGGATTGCCAAAACGCCTTGCAGGAAGCGGGGATCGCCGCGTCTGCGCAAACCGTAATTCGAAGCGAGGCGCTCGGGAAAAATGCCGCTGCCTCCGCCTGGCAATCCGGCTATGCCGCCATGAAAACGTTTTTGGCGCAGCAGGTTCAGGAGGGCCGGGCGAGCACGCCGCTCGCGCTGTTTGTCACATGTGATTCGTTGGTGCGTGGCGCGCTCAGCGCCGTGCAAAACGCGGGTCTCCGCCTGCCGCAAGACGTGGCAATCGTGGCATTCCGTGACAGCGAGCTGGCCGAACATAGCGGCGTCATGATTGTGCGCCAGCCCCAGGCCGAAATCGGATATCAAGCCGTCAAGCGCATGCTGGCATTGATGAAGCATCCCGGCTCGCCGCCGCAACAAGTAACGGTGAAGCCGCAACTACAAGTGCAGCAACACGGCCTGCCAGCGAAGGTTTGAGGCGGGTTGAAATTTGAGACCGGACGCAGGCCTGCCCCGGAATCCTTCGCACCTTTCGCTCAGAAAACAGAAATCCCACCAACGTTGCGGTGGGATTTTTCATTTCTGTTGGCAAGAACCGCTCAGGATTTCGACAAAACCTTCTGATTTCATTATCCGCGAATTGTTTTGCAAAATCACGAAATGCCAAACCCCATCATCTTGCTATAAATGAGTGCCATGTTCATAGAGAAAAAGGTACCAACGTTTTGTCAACTCCGAAGGCGCGGCATGGGCACGGCGTTCTGAGGGCGGGAACGAAATTCGCTTGTCACTCCTGGTGTTGAATCCCCGGCTGCCAGACAACGCTGATCCGGATCTCTTCCACAACCTCATGCAACGCGCCTTCCGCGGGGAGTTGGTGAGACAATCACGCCCCTTTTCCCACCACAACAAC encodes the following:
- a CDS encoding LacI family transcriptional regulator encodes the protein MPLSGALAVDCKRRRLPLVLVDSQHHQFDSITVDNQYGAALATQELLRLGYRRFALLAGHYENMRAQARLQDCQNALQEAGIAASAQTVIRSEALGKNAAASAWQSGYAAMKTFLAQQVQEGRASTPLALFVTCDSLVRGALSAVQNAGLRLPQDVAIVAFRDSELAEHSGVMIVRQPQAEIGYQAVKRMLALMKHPGSPPQQVTVKPQLQVQQHGLPAKV